In Anabas testudineus chromosome 12, fAnaTes1.2, whole genome shotgun sequence, one genomic interval encodes:
- the qrsl1 gene encoding glutamyl-tRNA(Gln) amidotransferase subunit A, mitochondrial: protein MLSLTLKQVSLALREGRISPTELCRRCLNRIKKTQHLNAYISVTEELALKQAEEAESRLLQGAPRGPLDGIPFAVKDNFCTRNIRTTCASRMLRDYAPPYNATVVQKLLDQGAVLVGKTNMDEFAMGSGSTDGVFGPVRNPWSYAAPYREHTGAATAADSEWVITGGSSGGSAAAVASLTSYLALGSDTGGSTRNPGALCGVVALKPTYGLLSRHGLIPLVNSMDVPGILTRSVCDAAMVLGILQGLDIRDSTTIPAPAPLTELPEDLDVKNLFIGIPKEYHAPGLSEETVAQWSYVADMFERAGARVEQVSLPHTQYSIVCYHVLCCAEVASNMARFDGLEYGHRSDVDSSTEAMYASTRHEGFNDVVRGRILSGNYFLLKQNYQHYFVKAQKVRRLIADDFKRVFGSGVDLLLTPTTLTDAARYSDFTQEDNRTRSAQEDVFTQPVNVAGLPAVSLPTALSRRGLPIGLQLIGPALQDKKLLSAAQWIEQRVGFPSISDYEHSSKSRTEREQTSAV from the exons ATGCTCAGTCTGACATTAAAGCAG GTTTCTTTGGCCCTCAGAGAGGGAAGAATCTCCCCAACCGAGCTTTGCAGGAGGTGTCTGAACCGCATCAAGAAAACCCAACATCTTAATGCTTACATCAGTGTGACAGAGGAGTTGGCGCTGAAGCAGGCTGAAGAAGCAGAGAGCAGACTGCTACAAG gTGCACCCAGAGGTCCTCTAGATGGAATCCCTTTTGCAGTCAAAGACAACTTCTGCACAAGGAATATCAGGACCACATGTGCTTCCAGGATGCTCAGAG ACTACGCTCCACCATACAATGCTACAGTTGTCCAGAAGCTTCTGGACCAAGGAGCTGTTCTGGTGGGGAAGACCAACATGGATGAATTTGCTATGGG CTCTGGAAGTACAGATGGGGTTTTTGGTCCAGTAAGGAACCCTTGGAGCTATGCTGCTCCCTACAGAGAGCACACAGgggcagcaacagcagcagactcTGAGTGGGTCATCACTGGAGGAAGCTCAGGAGGaagtgctgcagctgtggcCTCTCTCACCAGCTACCT GGCTTTGGGTTCAGACACAGGTGGTTCTACTCGTAACCCAGGAGCACTGTGTGGCGTTGTGGCCCTGAAGCCAACTTATGGTCTGCTGTCCAGACACGGTCTAATCCCTCTGGTCAACTCCATGGACGTGCCCGGCATTTTGACCCGCAGTGTCTGCGACGCAGCCATGGTCTTAG GTATCCTCCAAGGCCTCGATATTAGAGACTCAACAACAATTCCTGCTCCTGCCCCCCTGACGGAGCTACCTGAAGACTTGGATGTCAAGAACCTCTTTATAGGCATCCCTAAG GAGTACCACGCCCCAGGCCTGTCTGAGGAGACTGTAGCTCAGTGGAGTTATGTTGCCGACATGTTTGAGAGAGCGGGGGCGCGGGTGGAGCAAGTGTCTCTCCCACACACCCAGTACTCAATTGTGTGTTACCACGTCCTGTGCTGCGCCGAGGTGGCGTCTAACATGGCCCGTTTTGACGGGCTTGAATACG GCCACCGAAGTGACGTGGACAGCTCAACAGAAGCCATGTATGCCTCGACCCGACACGAGGGCTTCAACGATGTAGTGAGAGGGAGGATTCTTTCTGGGAACTACTTCCTGCTCAAACA GAACTACCAGCACTACTTTGTGAAGGCCCAGAAAGTACGGCGACTGATAGCGGACGATTTCAAGCGCGTGTTTGGCTCAGGTGTCGACTTGCTGCTGACACCCACCACCCTGACTGATGCAGCCCGTTACTCTGACTTCACACAGGAAGACAACCGAACGCGCAGCGCACAGGAAGACGTCTTCACCCAGCCTGTCAACGTTGCAG GTCTCCCTGCTGTTAGTTTGCCAACTGCATTATCAAGACGAGGCCTTCCTATTGGCTTACAGCTCATAGGGCCGGCTCTCCAAGACAAGAAGCTGCTCAGTGCTGCCCAGTGGATCGAGCAGAGGGTTGGGTTTCCCTCCATTAGTGACTATGAACACTCCAGCAAGAGCAGAACCGAAAGGGAGCAGACGTCAGCTGTATGA